In Brevibacillus brevis NBRC 100599, a single genomic region encodes these proteins:
- a CDS encoding HPr family phosphocarrier protein, whose amino-acid sequence MLTKTFTIQNPTGLHARPATLFVQKATSFPCEVNVIKGTKKINGKSIMGLMTLGAKLGEQITLEITGEQAEQAMEELGKLLMSVHG is encoded by the coding sequence ATGTTGACCAAAACTTTCACCATTCAAAATCCGACTGGACTGCACGCCCGTCCGGCAACGTTATTCGTACAAAAGGCTACCTCGTTTCCTTGTGAGGTAAACGTGATCAAGGGCACGAAAAAGATCAATGGCAAAAGCATCATGGGCTTGATGACACTGGGTGCGAAGTTGGGGGAGCAAATCACCCTTGAAATCACTGGAGAACAGGCAGAGCAAGCAATGGAGGAGCTTGGCAAATTGCTCATGTCCGTTCACGGGTAA